The following proteins are co-located in the Desmospora profundinema genome:
- a CDS encoding NAD(P)H-hydrate dehydratase, translating into MYLYTAQEMRDLDRYTIETVGVPGSVLMENAGQAVTRLLHERDPGPAKAVVLAGTGNNGGDGFVIARLLASAGWQVRLWQVGQEEKMSPETRIFRDACQRSAPEPHRWEPQRIPDLTADLRRSDWVIDALLGTGVRGELREPFRTVIALINREAWGRVLAVDIPSGVETDSGAVAGEAAVRADWTVTLAGPKWGHYLLPGAEFCGELTVAEIGIPASVVRLRSPLARLNGPDGWEKHLAPRSPWSHKGTHGHLLVVGGSRGMLGAAALSAMAAYRTGVGMVTVGVPQSQETAMASQVTESLVWGWPDQGNGGFADAFPAGWEERKHRFSAVAVGPGLGPVPNSDWLRRFLSLDCPVVLDADALNALSRDPAILREAAAPVVLTPHPGEMARLTGSTVSEVEGNRPGVARDWAREYGVFVVLKGTHTLIASPGGSCVVEGNASPSLAKAGSGDVLTGVTGAWLARGVPPAEAAALSVHLHGLAGRLAVTDVSDSVIATDVIRAIGPALHRLIPSRSRA; encoded by the coding sequence TTGTATCTCTATACTGCACAGGAAATGCGCGATTTGGATCGGTACACCATCGAAACGGTCGGTGTGCCGGGATCAGTTCTGATGGAAAATGCAGGCCAGGCGGTAACCCGGCTGTTACATGAGCGGGATCCCGGTCCGGCAAAAGCGGTGGTGTTGGCCGGCACGGGAAACAACGGCGGTGACGGATTTGTGATTGCCCGTCTGTTGGCGTCGGCAGGTTGGCAGGTCCGTCTGTGGCAGGTGGGACAGGAGGAGAAGATGTCCCCGGAGACCCGGATATTTCGCGATGCTTGCCAACGATCGGCACCTGAGCCTCATCGCTGGGAGCCGCAGCGGATCCCCGATTTGACGGCTGATCTGCGCCGGTCCGATTGGGTGATCGATGCCCTTTTGGGCACCGGAGTTCGGGGTGAGCTGCGGGAGCCTTTCCGGACGGTGATCGCTCTGATCAATCGGGAAGCATGGGGGCGTGTTTTGGCGGTCGACATCCCCAGCGGAGTGGAGACGGACTCCGGTGCCGTTGCCGGTGAAGCGGCGGTACGGGCGGATTGGACCGTCACCCTCGCCGGTCCGAAGTGGGGCCACTACTTGCTGCCGGGAGCGGAGTTTTGCGGTGAGCTGACGGTTGCCGAAATTGGAATTCCCGCATCCGTTGTCCGCCTTCGGTCTCCCCTAGCTCGTCTGAATGGACCGGATGGTTGGGAAAAGCATCTGGCTCCCCGTTCCCCCTGGTCCCATAAGGGTACCCATGGCCACCTGCTGGTGGTGGGGGGATCCCGAGGCATGCTGGGGGCCGCCGCTTTATCGGCGATGGCCGCTTACCGTACCGGAGTCGGAATGGTGACAGTCGGTGTGCCTCAAAGTCAGGAGACAGCTATGGCATCCCAGGTGACGGAATCGCTGGTATGGGGCTGGCCCGATCAGGGGAACGGCGGTTTTGCCGATGCGTTTCCCGCTGGGTGGGAGGAACGCAAACATCGATTCAGTGCGGTTGCTGTCGGACCCGGTTTGGGTCCGGTTCCCAACAGTGACTGGTTGAGGCGGTTTCTCTCCCTGGATTGTCCGGTGGTGCTGGATGCCGATGCCCTCAACGCCTTGTCCCGTGATCCCGCCATCCTGCGGGAGGCTGCCGCTCCGGTGGTGCTTACCCCCCACCCGGGGGAGATGGCTCGCCTCACCGGCTCCACCGTTAGCGAAGTGGAGGGGAACCGTCCCGGGGTGGCGCGGGATTGGGCGCGGGAATACGGTGTCTTCGTGGTACTGAAGGGGACACACACTCTCATCGCTTCCCCGGGCGGCTCGTGCGTCGTGGAGGGAAATGCCTCCCCTTCTTTGGCCAAAGCCGGTTCCGGCGATGTGTTGACGGGGGTGACAGGGGCGTGGTTGGCCCGAGGCGTCCCGCCCGCCGAGGCAGCGGCCTTGTCGGTTCATCTGCATGGTCTCGCCGGCCGCCTGGCCGTGACCGATGTTTCCGACAGCGTGATCGCCACTGACGTCATCCGTGCCATCGGACCTGCTCTCCATCGATTGATCCCATCGCGCTCCCGTGCCTGA
- the acpS gene encoding holo-ACP synthase, whose amino-acid sequence MGVGTDSVSCVRIARFGPERLAGRILTPEERETIPAGGQRLIEWMAGRFAAKEAISKAAGSGIGATVGFRDITIHPDERGKPIAHVSDAARRRLGWLGDVQIHLSITHTEDHALAFAVMEQRG is encoded by the coding sequence ATGGGAGTGGGAACCGACAGCGTCTCTTGTGTTCGCATTGCCCGATTCGGCCCGGAAAGGCTGGCGGGTCGGATTCTTACGCCGGAAGAGCGGGAAACGATCCCCGCAGGCGGACAGCGCTTGATCGAGTGGATGGCCGGCCGTTTCGCCGCCAAAGAGGCGATTTCCAAGGCGGCTGGTTCCGGCATCGGAGCCACGGTGGGCTTCCGGGACATCACCATCCATCCGGATGAACGGGGGAAGCCGATCGCCCATGTATCCGATGCCGCCCGCAGGCGGCTCGGATGGTTGGGTGATGTACAGATCCATCTTTCCATCACGCATACCGAGGATCACGCCCTCGCTTTTGCCGTTATGGAACAGAGGGGATAA
- a CDS encoding ABC transporter permease, translating to MKAYWRLTLAQLLLFIRNKNTIIWSLLLPVFMMLALGTFLGNGGNQFTLQTVVVDEDQTPVSRELADAFQGTEGLAVTAADRKSGLEQVRSGEADMMVVLKKGLGEEVERFQSSGEARAVEQIALYLDGSNPTVSEVGTSVIAQVVDERNKELVGFRPVVSTEQVDVQARPLGYIDFLVPGILSLMIMSNNLNGVAATIASWRERGILRRMQGTPLKSSTFIAGQITARVLLNGLQAVTVLLVAYFLFDVQVNGSWVLLLAVLLLGTLTFMSIGFIIASLAKNPESAAPIAGLVTFPMIFVGGIFFPIRDLPGLLQPLIQLIPIGHLTDSLRGVMNDGATLAQLSMPLSILAAWLFVSFTVAAATFRWDVK from the coding sequence ATGAAGGCATACTGGCGATTGACGCTGGCCCAGCTGCTGCTGTTTATACGAAACAAAAATACGATTATATGGTCTTTGTTGCTGCCTGTTTTTATGATGTTGGCCCTGGGCACGTTTTTAGGAAACGGCGGAAATCAATTCACTCTCCAAACCGTGGTGGTGGACGAAGATCAAACGCCAGTGTCCCGGGAACTGGCGGACGCATTTCAGGGGACGGAAGGACTGGCGGTTACCGCCGCTGACCGGAAATCCGGACTGGAACAGGTTCGATCCGGAGAGGCGGATATGATGGTGGTACTAAAAAAAGGGCTGGGTGAAGAAGTGGAACGGTTTCAATCCTCCGGCGAAGCTCGGGCGGTAGAACAGATTGCCCTCTACCTGGATGGAAGCAATCCCACCGTGTCGGAAGTGGGTACTTCTGTTATCGCCCAGGTGGTGGACGAGCGCAACAAGGAATTGGTGGGTTTCCGGCCGGTCGTATCCACGGAACAGGTGGATGTCCAAGCCCGTCCTTTGGGTTATATCGACTTCCTGGTACCGGGCATTCTCTCTCTTATGATCATGAGCAACAACTTAAACGGAGTAGCGGCTACCATCGCTTCCTGGCGGGAGAGGGGCATCCTGCGAAGGATGCAGGGAACGCCTTTGAAAAGTTCCACTTTTATCGCCGGTCAGATCACTGCCCGAGTCCTGTTGAACGGGTTGCAGGCAGTGACGGTGCTGCTGGTGGCATATTTTCTATTTGACGTGCAAGTGAACGGGTCGTGGGTGCTTTTGCTGGCCGTGTTATTGCTCGGGACCCTTACGTTTATGTCCATCGGGTTCATTATCGCAAGCCTGGCAAAAAATCCGGAGAGTGCGGCACCGATCGCCGGTTTGGTTACGTTTCCTATGATCTTTGTCGGCGGGATCTTCTTTCCGATCCGGGATTTGCCGGGGTTGTTGCAGCCCTTAATTCAGCTGATCCCCATCGGCCATCTGACCGATTCCCTGCGCGGAGTGATGAACGATGGGGCCACCCTTGCCCAGCTGTCGATGCCGCTGTCCATTCTGGCGGCGTGGCTGTTTGTATCCTTTACCGTGGCCGCTGCCACATTCCGGTGGGATGTGAAATAA
- a CDS encoding ABC transporter ATP-binding protein — MMIQVENLVKAYNGQRVVDGVSFEVAKGEIFGLLGPNGAGKTTTMEMVEGLRTPDEGKVLIDGLDAVRKPNTVKEHIGVQLQSTALFDHLTTREIILLYGSFYREMRRVEELLASFDLEEKAKTLVKHLSGGQRQRLAIAMAVVHDPKVIFLDEPTTGLDPKARRDLWAIVQRLKDEGRTVFLSTHYMEEAEQLCDRVAIMDTGRIIALDSPAGLIRQLASDSVVEFVLERPEPAQTFRDLDGVKEVKQSEDGATVLLTDRLQDTLRRLIPLADEKKWDLLGMRTRTATLEDVFLQRTGKRLTDA; from the coding sequence ATGATGATACAAGTGGAGAATCTGGTCAAAGCATATAACGGTCAACGCGTGGTGGACGGTGTCAGTTTTGAAGTGGCCAAAGGGGAGATTTTCGGTCTCCTGGGTCCAAACGGTGCTGGTAAGACCACCACGATGGAAATGGTGGAGGGGCTTCGCACTCCCGATGAAGGCAAGGTTTTGATTGACGGTCTGGACGCGGTCCGCAAACCAAATACAGTCAAGGAACATATCGGTGTACAATTGCAATCGACGGCTTTGTTCGATCATCTGACCACCCGTGAAATCATCCTTTTATACGGCAGTTTTTACCGTGAAATGAGACGGGTGGAGGAGTTGCTCGCTTCCTTCGATCTGGAAGAAAAGGCGAAAACATTGGTGAAACACCTGTCGGGCGGCCAGCGGCAGCGACTGGCGATCGCCATGGCGGTTGTGCACGATCCCAAAGTGATTTTTCTGGACGAACCCACTACCGGTTTGGATCCCAAAGCACGCCGGGATCTGTGGGCGATTGTTCAGCGCCTGAAGGATGAGGGCCGAACCGTTTTTTTATCCACACACTATATGGAGGAAGCAGAACAATTGTGCGACCGGGTGGCGATTATGGATACAGGCCGTATCATCGCCCTCGATTCGCCGGCGGGTTTGATCCGTCAGTTGGCTTCGGACAGTGTGGTTGAATTTGTGTTGGAACGTCCCGAGCCCGCCCAGACATTTCGCGACTTGGACGGGGTGAAGGAAGTGAAACAGTCGGAGGACGGGGCGACTGTCCTACTGACGGATCGGCTGCAGGATACCCTGCGGCGTCTGATTCCCCTGGCTGATGAGAAAAAGTGGGATCTATTAGGGATGCGCACCCGAACGGCTACTTTGGAAGATGTGTTTTTGCAACGAACGGGAAAGAGGTTGACAGACGCATGA
- a CDS encoding DUF2621 family protein: MPDWILWVMVLWFLFMAWFLGTGGYFMFRKFLKGMPKEDGKSALDWQEHYIQQTHHLWTEEQKKLLNELVQPVPKPFRDTAKQTIAGKIGELAVKEKADAMNQDLIIRGYIQATPKRDHKWLVETLKKKEVDLKPYQKLLK, encoded by the coding sequence ATGCCGGATTGGATCCTATGGGTCATGGTTTTGTGGTTTTTGTTTATGGCTTGGTTTTTGGGTACGGGCGGGTACTTCATGTTCCGTAAGTTTCTAAAAGGGATGCCGAAAGAAGACGGGAAGTCGGCATTGGATTGGCAGGAGCATTATATCCAGCAGACACATCACCTTTGGACGGAGGAACAGAAGAAACTGTTGAATGAACTGGTTCAACCGGTTCCCAAACCCTTTCGGGATACAGCCAAACAGACGATTGCAGGCAAAATCGGTGAGTTGGCGGTAAAGGAAAAGGCCGACGCGATGAATCAGGACTTGATCATTCGCGGGTACATCCAGGCCACGCCCAAGCGAGATCATAAGTGGCTGGTGGAAACCCTGAAGAAAAAAGAAGTGGATCTTAAACCCTACCAGAAACTGTTGAAGTAA
- a CDS encoding transglycosylase domain-containing protein, with amino-acid sequence MNVRKLKSFGRLFWRAMMTKKWWLLVLSTTLLVVVGGFIAVMMTTAVYELDSLKNLRFATTLYDRDGKELEALGDTNREYIGLDDVKSQDLMEAFVAIEDERFYNHNGTDLKALGRALAVDILTMSAAEGGSTITMQVARNIVLNEQREKTFMRKVTEIAISYNLERKYTKKEILESYLNFISLGNEFRGIQSASKNYFDKDLTKDELEPHEIALLAGLPKAPEGYNPFRHEEKAIQRRNVVLAKMAEKEIITEEEKEKYQKMDLGVDPKNMAKHRKNQNYHAYKDYLANEALERYGLDGQELLNGGYKIYTGMDKKAQLSLERTLRDNTYYQGHDNLDAGATIMDPKTGEIVALGGGRNYLTGYENRALSRVQPGSSIKPLTVYAPAVEEKGYSENSYISDAPYTYAGWSPKNYDGVFRGNIPLKEAVGRSVNAGTARLLNEVVGVNTAWEYAKKEGLNLEDGDKQPAPLSLGGLTRGVSTLQMAQAYSLFPSGGKFNEAHTIIKIETPDGEVLTPKDELRKDDKVFSPRTADTMNQVLKYAVENGTGSNARLTDGRDVAGKTGTTQNNKESWFVGYTPEYVMATMVFTEGGNHVRLSGGEYPAKIFQKVMSDTLEGTEVSRFERFGGDSGPATPTSPPASTPPTSGSTDKEWEKQRQREEKEQEKERKRQEKEQKKREEEERKRQEENRDGGDTPPPPPDQESPQPGDGGSGNPGDGGEDIGGDESG; translated from the coding sequence ATGAATGTGCGAAAACTAAAATCCTTCGGCCGACTGTTCTGGAGAGCCATGATGACAAAAAAATGGTGGCTGCTGGTCCTCTCCACCACCTTGCTGGTTGTAGTGGGTGGATTTATCGCCGTAATGATGACGACAGCGGTATATGAGTTGGACAGCTTAAAAAACCTGCGGTTTGCCACCACCTTGTACGACCGTGACGGAAAAGAGCTGGAAGCGCTCGGGGACACCAACCGTGAGTATATCGGTTTGGATGACGTCAAATCTCAGGATCTGATGGAAGCCTTCGTCGCCATCGAAGACGAACGGTTTTACAACCATAACGGCACCGACTTAAAGGCTCTCGGCCGCGCACTGGCGGTGGACATTCTCACCATGAGTGCCGCCGAGGGCGGAAGCACAATTACCATGCAGGTCGCACGAAACATCGTCCTAAACGAACAGAGAGAAAAAACATTCATGCGCAAAGTGACGGAGATCGCTATCTCCTACAACCTGGAGCGCAAATACACCAAAAAAGAGATTTTGGAGTCCTACCTTAACTTTATCTCCCTTGGTAATGAATTTCGGGGAATCCAGTCGGCCTCCAAGAACTATTTTGATAAAGACCTGACCAAAGACGAGCTGGAGCCCCACGAGATCGCCCTATTGGCAGGGCTCCCCAAAGCACCGGAAGGGTACAATCCATTCCGACACGAGGAGAAGGCCATCCAGCGGCGCAATGTGGTGTTGGCCAAGATGGCGGAAAAAGAGATCATCACGGAAGAAGAAAAAGAAAAATATCAGAAGATGGATCTCGGGGTCGATCCCAAAAACATGGCCAAACACCGGAAGAACCAAAACTACCATGCCTATAAAGATTACTTGGCCAACGAAGCATTGGAACGATACGGACTGGATGGGCAGGAACTGTTAAACGGCGGCTATAAAATCTATACCGGCATGGACAAGAAGGCCCAACTTTCTCTGGAACGCACCTTGAGAGACAATACGTACTACCAAGGGCACGATAACCTGGATGCCGGCGCCACCATCATGGATCCAAAAACAGGAGAGATTGTGGCGCTCGGAGGCGGACGCAACTACTTGACCGGATATGAAAACCGTGCCTTATCCCGTGTGCAACCCGGCTCTTCCATCAAGCCGCTGACCGTATACGCACCGGCGGTGGAAGAGAAAGGATACAGCGAAAACAGCTATATCTCCGATGCGCCCTACACCTATGCCGGCTGGTCCCCTAAAAACTACGACGGCGTATTCCGGGGGAACATTCCGCTGAAAGAAGCGGTGGGACGGTCCGTCAATGCGGGGACAGCCCGTCTGCTTAACGAAGTGGTCGGGGTAAACACCGCTTGGGAATACGCCAAAAAAGAAGGGTTAAATCTGGAGGACGGAGATAAACAACCGGCCCCTCTCTCCCTCGGGGGATTGACTCGAGGGGTGAGCACCCTGCAGATGGCACAAGCGTACAGCCTATTTCCGAGCGGGGGCAAGTTTAACGAGGCCCACACCATCATCAAAATCGAAACGCCCGATGGGGAAGTGTTAACGCCTAAAGACGAACTGCGGAAAGACGACAAAGTGTTCAGTCCCCGCACCGCCGATACCATGAACCAGGTCCTCAAATATGCGGTGGAAAACGGAACAGGTTCCAACGCCCGCTTGACGGACGGCCGTGATGTAGCCGGCAAGACCGGTACCACCCAGAACAACAAAGAATCCTGGTTCGTCGGTTATACTCCGGAATACGTAATGGCTACGATGGTGTTTACGGAAGGAGGCAACCACGTCCGGTTGTCCGGCGGGGAATACCCGGCAAAAATCTTCCAAAAAGTGATGTCCGACACCTTGGAGGGGACGGAAGTGAGCCGTTTCGAACGCTTCGGCGGCGATTCCGGTCCGGCCACTCCCACCAGCCCGCCGGCCTCTACTCCTCCTACTTCCGGTTCGACAGACAAGGAATGGGAAAAACAGCGCCAGCGTGAAGAGAAAGAACAGGAGAAAGAGCGAAAACGACAGGAAAAAGAACAAAAGAAGCGCGAAGAAGAAGAGAGAAAACGCCAGGAAGAGAACCGAGATGGCGGAGACACGCCTCCCCCGCCCCCTGATCAAGAGTCGCCGCAACCCGGAGACGGCGGGAGCGGAAATCCCGGTGATGGCGGAGAAGATATCGGTGGAGACGAAAGTGGATAA
- a CDS encoding DUF2269 family protein: MDYRIALFIHVLSMAAWFGGLAVMAVWLRKAIANHESGISMTKSLQFVHNLNVRMMVPTALLVLLAGLYLLFGQGGAGGQTWLLIKERFGTLFLLVYIIGLPIFGGKILKSAQAASDANAMVPLVKRYILVLNVSLLIIAFILLTATIRF, translated from the coding sequence ATGGATTACAGAATCGCACTTTTTATCCACGTTCTCAGCATGGCCGCCTGGTTCGGCGGTCTGGCGGTGATGGCTGTCTGGTTGCGCAAGGCGATCGCCAACCATGAATCAGGAATCTCCATGACCAAAAGCCTGCAATTTGTCCACAACTTGAACGTTCGCATGATGGTTCCCACAGCACTACTCGTACTTCTGGCCGGACTCTACCTATTGTTCGGGCAGGGGGGCGCCGGGGGTCAAACCTGGCTGCTCATCAAGGAACGGTTCGGCACCCTCTTCTTACTGGTCTATATCATCGGATTGCCGATCTTTGGAGGCAAAATCCTAAAAAGTGCGCAGGCCGCTTCCGACGCAAACGCCATGGTCCCGCTGGTGAAACGCTACATCCTCGTCCTCAACGTTTCCCTTCTGATCATCGCTTTCATCCTCCTGACCGCCACCATCCGATTTTGA
- a CDS encoding NfeD family protein has product MKRIAIRQPRKGESPIDWTTIFWYCFWGGLVASLVLWLLGDWLGGLLDGIWDFASGLFQPVTLIGAVTAFGASGLILSESTPLAGFLLIASSLAIAVIAFFLLYYLVVRPVADAESSTAFRLQDLAGRQGEVLISIPGEGCGEVLVWTGSGNTNQIASSHHGDPIPLGTRVIVQRVEDSVLWVAPVDSPQGVNKT; this is encoded by the coding sequence ATGAAACGTATAGCTATTCGACAACCGAGAAAGGGGGAATCCCCCATAGACTGGACAACGATCTTTTGGTACTGCTTCTGGGGCGGCTTGGTCGCCTCCCTGGTCCTCTGGCTGTTGGGCGACTGGCTTGGCGGTCTGCTGGACGGAATATGGGACTTCGCCTCCGGTTTATTTCAACCGGTCACTCTGATCGGAGCGGTGACCGCTTTCGGGGCGTCCGGCCTGATCCTATCGGAGTCCACGCCGCTTGCCGGATTCTTACTGATCGCCTCTTCCCTGGCCATTGCTGTTATCGCGTTTTTCTTGTTGTACTATCTGGTGGTGCGCCCTGTAGCCGACGCTGAAAGTTCCACTGCCTTTCGCCTCCAGGATTTAGCCGGGCGCCAAGGGGAAGTGTTGATCTCCATCCCCGGTGAGGGGTGCGGAGAAGTCCTGGTGTGGACCGGAAGCGGCAACACCAACCAGATCGCCTCCAGTCACCACGGCGATCCTATCCCCTTGGGCACCCGCGTCATCGTCCAACGTGTCGAGGACTCGGTGCTGTGGGTGGCCCCGGTTGATTCCCCGCAAGGAGTGAACAAGACATGA
- a CDS encoding flotillin family protein, with product MTTLSIILMTVGAFFVLAICFWARYKTVSADEALVVTGSLLGRKNVLSDDSGKKMKIIRGGGAFIIPIFQRAERLSLLSHKLTVSTPEVYTEQGVPVMADGVAIIKIGGSLEDVATAGEQFMGKNVETLKDEAEEVLEGHLRAILGTMTVEEIYKNRERFAQEVQSVAAKDLKKMGLQIVSFTIKDLRDNNGYLEALGRPRIAAVRRDADIAEANAHRDTEIQTAKAREEGTKATLVSETHIAEAEKEKELRVAQFKIEQDMKKAEADQAYQLQENRYKQQVVDEEMKIELVRKQKAIELEEKEITRREKQYDAEVRKKADADRYSKEQAAEASRFEREAQARAEAEAIRTKGTADAEAHKAQGQAQADVIRSKGLAEAEAKEKLAEAFERYGQAAILDLIAKMLPELAAKVAEPMNRIDKITVVDSGQGGDGAAKVSNYVTRLMAQAPEMVSQVSGLDINALMKQAIQPTETPRQDVTVETEGRPAERESVEQV from the coding sequence ATGACTACCCTCAGTATCATCCTGATGACGGTGGGCGCCTTTTTTGTGCTGGCCATCTGCTTCTGGGCCCGTTACAAAACCGTCAGCGCCGATGAAGCCCTCGTCGTCACCGGCAGCCTGCTCGGCCGGAAAAATGTTCTCAGCGATGATTCCGGCAAAAAGATGAAAATCATCCGGGGCGGGGGCGCCTTTATTATCCCGATCTTCCAACGGGCAGAGCGTCTCAGCCTCCTCTCCCACAAACTGACCGTCTCCACCCCGGAAGTCTATACGGAACAAGGGGTCCCGGTAATGGCAGACGGAGTCGCCATCATCAAGATCGGCGGCTCCCTGGAGGATGTGGCTACCGCCGGCGAGCAATTCATGGGTAAAAATGTGGAAACGCTCAAAGATGAAGCGGAAGAGGTGCTAGAAGGCCACCTGCGGGCCATCCTGGGCACCATGACCGTGGAAGAGATCTACAAAAACCGGGAGCGTTTCGCCCAGGAAGTGCAGTCTGTCGCTGCCAAAGACCTGAAAAAGATGGGGTTGCAGATCGTCTCATTCACCATCAAGGACCTTCGTGACAACAACGGCTATCTGGAAGCCCTGGGCCGCCCCCGGATTGCAGCCGTCCGCCGGGACGCCGACATCGCCGAAGCCAATGCCCACCGCGATACGGAAATCCAAACCGCCAAGGCACGGGAAGAGGGAACCAAAGCCACCCTCGTGTCGGAAACCCATATCGCCGAGGCGGAAAAAGAGAAGGAACTGCGCGTCGCTCAGTTCAAGATCGAACAAGACATGAAAAAGGCAGAAGCCGACCAGGCATACCAGCTCCAGGAAAACCGCTACAAACAACAAGTGGTTGACGAAGAGATGAAGATCGAGCTGGTGCGCAAGCAGAAAGCGATCGAACTGGAAGAGAAGGAGATCACCCGGCGCGAGAAGCAATATGATGCCGAGGTGCGCAAAAAAGCCGACGCGGATCGCTACTCCAAGGAGCAGGCCGCCGAAGCGAGCCGGTTTGAGCGGGAAGCCCAGGCGCGCGCCGAAGCGGAAGCCATCCGTACCAAAGGTACGGCGGACGCGGAAGCCCACAAAGCCCAGGGACAAGCCCAGGCCGACGTTATTCGATCCAAGGGTCTCGCCGAAGCAGAAGCCAAAGAGAAGTTGGCGGAAGCCTTTGAACGCTATGGGCAGGCGGCCATCCTGGACCTGATCGCCAAAATGCTGCCGGAGTTAGCCGCTAAAGTGGCGGAGCCGATGAACCGCATCGACAAAATCACGGTGGTGGATTCCGGCCAAGGCGGAGACGGAGCCGCCAAAGTGAGCAACTATGTCACCCGCCTCATGGCACAAGCCCCGGAGATGGTGAGCCAAGTATCGGGCCTCGACATTAACGCTCTGATGAAACAGGCGATCCAGCCAACCGAAACGCCCCGGCAGGATGTGACGGTCGAAACGGAGGGCCGACCGGCGGAACGAGAGTCGGTCGAACAGGTCTGA